A genomic window from Paenibacillus sp. FSL K6-0276 includes:
- a CDS encoding response regulator transcription factor produces the protein MSRYRVLVVDDHVHAREAMCEILSMDDSFEVIGVVESGAEAIAFTAQWMPDLILIDIQMPVMDGLETTRRIKQEYPYVKIVIVTVSDEISHLLEALKQGAQGYLLKNLAPSTWIQYLQAIVNEEAPLSRELAFQILKEFTVPSVTDEGESLTAREKEILSCVSSGSKNKEIALSLGISEHTVKNHLKNILQKLQLQNRTQLTRYALEQGLASRKRDFSKDV, from the coding sequence ATGAGCCGATACCGGGTTTTAGTTGTGGACGATCATGTACATGCACGTGAGGCGATGTGCGAGATTTTGTCCATGGATGATAGTTTTGAGGTTATTGGTGTAGTGGAGAGTGGTGCTGAGGCGATCGCTTTCACAGCGCAATGGATGCCTGATCTCATTCTAATCGACATTCAGATGCCGGTGATGGACGGTTTGGAGACTACTCGCCGAATCAAGCAGGAATATCCCTATGTCAAAATCGTTATCGTTACGGTATCGGACGAGATTTCCCATCTCCTCGAAGCGCTGAAGCAAGGAGCACAGGGGTATTTGCTAAAGAATCTGGCGCCTTCCACCTGGATTCAATATTTGCAGGCCATTGTTAATGAAGAAGCGCCTCTAAGTCGGGAGCTGGCTTTTCAAATCTTGAAGGAGTTCACCGTACCCTCTGTAACGGATGAAGGGGAGTCATTGACAGCAAGAGAGAAAGAAATTTTAAGCTGTGTATCTTCTGGATCGAAGAATAAGGAGATTGCCTTGAGCCTAGGGATTTCGGAGCATACCGTAAAAAATCATCTGAAGAACATCCTCCAAAAGCTTCAACTCCAAAACCGAACACAGCTGACGCGTTATGCCTTGGAGCAAGGGCTTGCTTCGCGTAAACGGGATTTTTCAAAAGATGTATAG
- a CDS encoding DUF1775 domain-containing protein, with translation MNRLSRKIMTLFAPAAATLLLFAAVASAHVTVAPAQSSTGAWETYTLKVPSEKDVATVQVDLRIPAGAEFKQYEATPGWDVTIDGNKVSWIANGEGIQKGQFQRFYFTAKNPDAAGDIAWDAYQHYADGSLVQWSGEAGAENPHSITSIVQATGGDEHSHGSNVTDNSMSMEEHNAIMKDEEKSNSVNPMVYIAVGISLLAFLIAAISILRGRKE, from the coding sequence ATGAACAGATTATCTCGCAAAATAATGACTCTATTCGCACCAGCTGCTGCAACACTACTACTGTTCGCAGCCGTGGCTAGCGCGCACGTAACCGTGGCACCAGCACAATCCAGTACCGGAGCATGGGAGACGTACACGCTTAAAGTCCCTTCAGAAAAAGATGTGGCCACTGTACAGGTTGATCTACGAATTCCAGCAGGTGCAGAGTTCAAACAATATGAGGCTACACCCGGATGGGATGTTACCATTGATGGGAATAAGGTTAGCTGGATAGCTAATGGTGAGGGCATTCAGAAGGGGCAATTCCAACGTTTCTACTTTACGGCTAAGAACCCTGATGCCGCTGGCGACATCGCATGGGATGCTTATCAACACTATGCCGATGGAAGCTTGGTGCAATGGTCTGGTGAGGCTGGAGCAGAGAATCCGCATTCTATTACTTCAATTGTACAAGCCACCGGTGGGGATGAACATTCTCACGGTTCCAATGTCACTGACAATTCGATGAGCATGGAAGAGCACAACGCTATCATGAAAGATGAGGAAAAATCAAATAGTGTCAACCCAATGGTCTACATCGCAGTCGGGATATCTTTACTAGCCTTTTTAATAGCGGCCATAAGTATATTGCGCGGGCGGAAAGAGTAA
- a CDS encoding histidine kinase — protein sequence MILLLPTLMVGIWEIVRHQFLMPYISMDLGNYLTPVLVFLVSLVLLVPLFSLMERNQRELEQERALKDAMKAREGLAKELHDGMAQSLFLLSVKIDRLEASRKNGEVSEESVDQIKKTVHEVNRYVRQAIANLKIPVSEQSSFSLEQSVKDQLAQMANEIMIEASLDWSLRDDALSPSEKSELLSCIREAIINVRKHTRAGLVSITGAGDEKSWRVVVADNGEGFQHDPFEMNGSYGLQIMKERALRMGWKLRLTSGDTGTQVEITKGEVSP from the coding sequence ATGATCCTGTTACTGCCAACGCTAATGGTGGGTATCTGGGAGATTGTGCGTCATCAGTTTCTAATGCCTTATATTTCTATGGACTTGGGAAACTATTTGACGCCGGTTCTTGTGTTTTTGGTCAGTCTCGTATTGCTAGTCCCTCTGTTCTCTCTTATGGAGCGGAATCAGCGGGAGCTGGAGCAGGAACGTGCGCTTAAAGACGCAATGAAAGCTCGTGAAGGACTAGCCAAGGAACTGCATGATGGGATGGCGCAATCATTATTTCTCTTATCTGTCAAAATCGACCGACTAGAAGCAAGCCGCAAGAATGGTGAAGTCAGTGAGGAAAGTGTGGATCAGATCAAAAAGACGGTCCATGAGGTGAACCGTTATGTGCGGCAGGCCATCGCCAATCTGAAGATTCCGGTCTCTGAGCAGAGTTCTTTTTCATTGGAACAGTCGGTAAAAGATCAGCTAGCCCAGATGGCAAATGAGATTATGATCGAAGCCTCTCTCGATTGGAGCCTGCGAGATGATGCGCTCTCCCCTTCAGAAAAATCAGAATTGTTATCCTGTATCCGCGAAGCGATCATTAATGTTCGTAAGCATACACGAGCTGGACTGGTTTCAATTACTGGTGCTGGCGATGAGAAAAGCTGGCGTGTAGTTGTTGCAGACAATGGAGAAGGATTCCAGCATGATCCATTTGAAATGAATGGTAGCTACGGACTTCAGATCATGAAGGAACGCGCCCTGAGGATGGGATGGAAGCTTAGGCTGACGTCTGGTGACACAGGCACCCAGGTTGAAATTACGAAAGGGGAAGTCAGTCCATGA